The proteins below are encoded in one region of Chloroherpetonaceae bacterium:
- a CDS encoding Wzz/FepE/Etk N-terminal domain-containing protein: MPQEPITKPSPARTEGEVTRHSPDLQNGYEPTPRLVEYLNALYPWRRYIVFGTLFSTLVATVVSFILPEWYKSSATILVPPPSDLLGLTRLLGGASGLGSGLSGAAESVLGKKLGDDIDRYEAIFDSRRLRMAVIQKFDLVRQYEYDDPDTKEPIKKTLEELDDNLIFKNNRNNTVTITAYYKGDSVKAAEMVNFVIAMIDSINRELATENARYQRQFIEKRYAEAREALKQAEERLNEFQKTYRVGEVREQVKASLEASAQVEALAVQSEVEYNVLRKSLGDFHPEVLQARDKAQELRRQAKKFEIGGLQSDLIIPLAKMPDLGMEYLRLYREVMLQTKIVEFLLPQYEQAKLQEVRDTPTLLVLDRGYVPEWKARPKRALIIIGGFLGGLLLSISLVLLQYELAKSSNAPWLQALVKMFRLR, encoded by the coding sequence ATGCCACAAGAACCTATCACGAAGCCTAGCCCTGCACGCACAGAGGGCGAGGTAACCCGGCATAGCCCCGACTTGCAGAATGGATATGAACCAACGCCACGACTGGTAGAGTATCTGAATGCGCTTTATCCATGGCGGCGCTATATCGTTTTCGGCACACTTTTCTCGACACTGGTTGCTACAGTCGTCAGTTTCATTTTGCCAGAGTGGTATAAATCATCTGCCACGATTCTTGTGCCCCCACCCAGTGACCTTTTAGGACTGACACGCCTTTTAGGCGGAGCGAGCGGTTTAGGCAGTGGTCTGAGCGGTGCAGCCGAGAGTGTTCTCGGCAAAAAGCTTGGCGATGACATTGACCGCTACGAAGCCATTTTCGATAGCCGACGCTTGCGAATGGCGGTCATTCAAAAGTTTGACCTTGTGCGCCAATATGAATATGACGACCCCGACACCAAAGAGCCTATCAAGAAAACGCTCGAGGAACTGGACGACAATCTCATTTTCAAGAACAACCGCAACAACACGGTTACGATTACGGCTTACTACAAAGGCGACTCAGTGAAAGCCGCAGAAATGGTAAATTTTGTCATTGCAATGATTGACTCTATTAACCGAGAATTGGCAACGGAAAATGCACGCTACCAGCGTCAGTTTATTGAAAAGCGGTATGCTGAAGCCCGAGAAGCCTTAAAACAGGCTGAAGAGCGGCTGAATGAATTTCAGAAAACCTACCGCGTGGGCGAAGTGCGTGAGCAAGTGAAAGCAAGCTTGGAAGCCTCTGCGCAAGTGGAAGCCTTAGCGGTGCAGAGCGAAGTCGAGTATAATGTCTTGCGCAAAAGTTTAGGTGACTTCCACCCTGAGGTGTTGCAGGCACGCGACAAAGCGCAGGAATTGCGTCGCCAAGCCAAAAAGTTTGAAATCGGCGGTTTGCAATCTGACCTAATTATTCCACTGGCGAAAATGCCTGATTTGGGTATGGAATATCTTCGGCTTTACCGAGAAGTGATGCTGCAAACCAAAATCGTGGAGTTTCTTTTGCCGCAGTATGAGCAAGCCAAGCTCCAAGAAGTGCGCGATACGCCAACGCTTCTTGTGCTCGACCGTGGCTATGTGCCAGAGTGGAAAGCGCGTCCCAAACGTGCCCTCATTATCATTGGCGGGTTTTTAGGCGGACTTTTGCTTTCGATTTCGCTGGTGCTTTTACAGTATGAACTTGCGAAATCCTCAAATGCACCATGGCTTCAAGCGCTCGTCAAGATGTTTCGCCTGCGCTGA
- the folE gene encoding GTP cyclohydrolase I FolE codes for MSGKSQNEKQFIASLRDDDEYTISGVVAEDTLARLAANIKENLMLLGEDPEREGLLKTPERVAKALLYLTSGYHANPREILLSAVFHEKYDEMVLVKDIEVFSMCEHHMLPFFGKAHVAYIPNGKIVGLSKIPRVVDVYARRLQVQERMTQEIRDVIEEVLEPRGVAVVIEAKHLCMVMRGVEKQNSTTTTSAMSGEFLKNSATRSEFMRLIKSFNS; via the coding sequence ATGAGCGGAAAAAGCCAAAACGAAAAGCAGTTTATTGCCAGCCTGCGAGACGACGACGAATACACAATCAGTGGGGTCGTTGCAGAGGACACGCTGGCGCGACTGGCTGCAAATATCAAGGAAAACCTGATGCTCTTAGGTGAAGACCCTGAGCGGGAGGGGTTGCTAAAGACCCCCGAGCGCGTGGCAAAAGCCTTGCTGTATCTTACCAGCGGCTATCATGCAAACCCAAGAGAAATTTTGCTCAGTGCCGTCTTCCACGAAAAGTATGATGAAATGGTGCTGGTCAAGGATATAGAGGTTTTTTCAATGTGCGAGCATCACATGCTGCCCTTTTTCGGCAAAGCCCATGTGGCATATATCCCCAATGGAAAGATTGTTGGGCTGTCGAAAATTCCGCGCGTGGTAGATGTCTATGCACGCCGCTTGCAGGTGCAGGAGCGCATGACACAGGAAATCCGTGATGTGATTGAAGAAGTCTTAGAGCCAAGAGGCGTGGCAGTTGTAATTGAAGCCAAACATCTTTGTATGGTGATGCGCGGCGTAGAGAAACAAAATTCCACCACCACTACATCTGCGATGTCAGGCGAGTTTCTCAAAAACTCTGCTACGCGGTCTGAGTTTATGCGACTAATTAAGTCGTTCAATAGCTAA
- the pscD gene encoding photosystem P840 reaction center protein PscD, with product MPLNKSGNPVHKVDKYFIHSAKRDEKGRLKLVISSAAGYGRISATPEFKRKIADGTAQLVVLSSNEDIAIKLDETVKLNEERYNMDFDGRGVQWTVRELKVFVNPNNNELCVEANGKVYTLDEFFK from the coding sequence ATGCCACTTAACAAATCGGGTAATCCCGTTCATAAGGTTGACAAATACTTCATTCACTCTGCCAAGCGCGATGAGAAAGGGCGCCTAAAGCTCGTTATTTCATCGGCAGCCGGTTACGGACGCATTAGCGCCACGCCAGAGTTTAAGCGCAAGATTGCTGACGGCACGGCTCAGCTTGTTGTGCTTTCCAGCAATGAAGATATTGCCATCAAGCTCGATGAAACCGTCAAGCTTAACGAAGAGCGCTACAATATGGACTTTGACGGGCGCGGGGTTCAGTGGACAGTTCGCGAGCTGAAGGTATTTGTCAATCCCAACAACAATGAGCTTTGCGTCGAGGCGAACGGCAAAGTCTACACATTAGACGAGTTTTTCAAGTAA
- the dnaK gene encoding molecular chaperone DnaK produces the protein MGKIIGIDLGTTNSCVAVMQGNEPVVIPNSEGYRTTPSMVAFTKTGERLVGHPAKRQAITNAKNTIYSIKRFMGRSYSEVTEEIKMVPYEVVNENGQARVRIAGKVYSPQEISAMILQKMKQTAEDYLGEKVTEAVITVPAYFNDAQRQATKDAGKIAGLEVKRILNEPTAAALAYGLDKKKKNEKVAVFDLGGGTFDISILELGDGVFEVRSTDGDTHLGGDDFDQRLIDYMADEFKKQEGIDLRKDPMALQRLKEAAEKAKIELSSRTETEVNLPFITATQDGPKHLVMTITRAKFEALCADLFERMIEPCRRAMKNAKLSVEDIDEVVLVGGSTRIPKVQDMVREFFKKEPNKSVNPDEVVAVGAAIQGGVLKGDITDVLLLDVTPLSLGIETLGGVMTKLIEANTTIPTRKSEIFSTASDNQTSVEIHVLQGERPMAVDNKTLGRFILDGIPPAPRGVPQIEVTFDIDANGILNVSAKDRATGREQKIRIEASGKLSEAEIQKMREDARIHAEEDRRRKEEADTKNAADALIFSTERQIKDLGDKIPAQDLSRLNAALEALKDAQKSGTISRIKSEMENLTRVWQDVSTRLYQGSAASSMNNPGNGSAQTAKDGEVKNADFEIVDDK, from the coding sequence ATGGGGAAAATCATTGGAATTGACTTAGGCACGACCAACTCGTGCGTTGCGGTGATGCAAGGCAATGAGCCAGTTGTGATTCCCAACTCAGAAGGATATCGCACCACACCCTCAATGGTCGCTTTTACAAAGACAGGGGAGCGTCTGGTTGGGCATCCTGCCAAGCGTCAGGCAATTACGAATGCGAAAAATACCATTTACTCTATCAAGCGCTTTATGGGACGCAGTTACTCGGAGGTCACCGAAGAAATCAAGATGGTGCCCTACGAGGTCGTCAATGAAAACGGTCAGGCGCGGGTGCGCATTGCAGGCAAGGTTTATTCGCCACAGGAAATTTCAGCAATGATTCTGCAAAAAATGAAGCAGACAGCTGAAGATTACCTTGGCGAAAAGGTTACGGAGGCCGTAATTACCGTGCCCGCCTATTTCAATGACGCACAGCGTCAAGCCACGAAGGACGCAGGCAAGATTGCTGGCTTAGAGGTCAAGCGTATCCTGAATGAGCCGACTGCTGCAGCACTGGCTTACGGCTTAGACAAGAAAAAGAAGAACGAAAAAGTTGCGGTCTTTGACTTGGGCGGCGGCACTTTCGATATCTCTATTCTTGAACTGGGTGATGGTGTCTTCGAAGTGCGCTCGACCGACGGTGATACGCATCTTGGCGGCGATGACTTCGACCAACGCCTCATTGACTATATGGCGGATGAGTTCAAGAAGCAAGAGGGCATTGATTTGCGCAAAGACCCGATGGCACTGCAACGCTTGAAAGAAGCCGCCGAAAAGGCAAAGATTGAACTGTCCTCTCGCACTGAGACAGAAGTCAATCTGCCGTTCATTACCGCCACGCAAGATGGTCCGAAGCATCTTGTTATGACGATTACACGCGCCAAGTTCGAGGCACTGTGCGCCGACCTCTTTGAGAGAATGATTGAGCCGTGCCGCCGTGCAATGAAAAATGCCAAGCTCAGCGTGGAAGACATTGACGAAGTTGTCTTGGTGGGTGGCTCGACTCGCATTCCGAAGGTGCAAGATATGGTGCGCGAGTTCTTCAAGAAAGAGCCCAACAAGAGCGTCAACCCTGACGAAGTGGTTGCAGTCGGCGCAGCCATTCAAGGTGGCGTGCTCAAAGGCGACATTACCGATGTGCTGCTTTTGGACGTTACTCCACTTTCGCTCGGCATTGAAACGCTCGGCGGTGTCATGACCAAGCTCATCGAAGCTAACACCACGATTCCAACTCGCAAGTCTGAGATTTTCTCGACGGCTTCCGACAATCAGACTTCAGTTGAAATCCACGTGCTTCAAGGCGAGCGTCCGATGGCCGTCGACAACAAGACCTTAGGTCGGTTCATTTTAGATGGTATTCCGCCTGCTCCGCGTGGTGTGCCACAAATTGAGGTTACTTTTGACATTGACGCCAACGGCATTTTGAATGTCTCTGCAAAGGACCGTGCCACAGGTCGTGAGCAGAAGATTCGCATTGAGGCTAGCGGAAAACTCTCTGAGGCGGAGATTCAAAAGATGCGTGAAGATGCACGCATTCACGCCGAAGAAGACCGTCGTCGCAAAGAAGAAGCCGACACGAAGAACGCAGCCGATGCGCTTATCTTCTCGACAGAGCGACAAATCAAAGATTTGGGCGACAAGATTCCAGCGCAAGACCTCAGCCGTCTCAACGCAGCCTTGGAGGCGCTGAAAGATGCGCAAAAGTCTGGCACCATTAGCCGCATCAAGAGTGAAATGGAGAATCTGACGCGCGTTTGGCAAGACGTCTCTACGCGACTCTATCAAGGCTCAGCGGCAAGCAGTATGAACAACCCCGGCAACGGTAGTGCTCAGACGGCCAAAGATGGCGAGGTCAAGAACGCAGACTTTGAGATTGTCGACGATAAGTAA
- a CDS encoding SLBB domain-containing protein, producing MRYLWITTWLLAATAASFAQGVSVPSAEERRSSVMRTYFSAFGSQGQSSLERLNALSLTPEVFQSIPLEEAINPDEYVLGAGDVIEVNLFGTIPLTLRSMIAPDGMLSLRTVGVFNAKGKTLTEIKKAIEQGVLKQYRASSVSVSLHQPRTFLVLITGAVTLRSQQPATPLDRVDKIFYLANSQGQPQPDASQLLARRLYPDTQPPIKASLRNIVLRHSDGTTEPVDLIRYFLTGERRFNPRLREGDVIEVPNLQLENMDLVGIDGAVHLPALYEYSQFDSLTTLYKIALGATKYADLERVQITRHTEKGFERLTVNLAAILAGKAPDVPLLPNDRVQVPLKTHARIGNVTVRGAVAYPGFYAIESQKTTLKEVIALAGGFTSEALLSAARIFRRQKSEEGVPLPANVPPDLDFIRQQLIRTGDLDAEELANFNLELGARRNYVAADFRAIFSGKSSDVVLEDGDLIIVPRDAGTVYVFGQVANPGYVKYDAHRSYKDYIALAGGETSESTGDVRILKAGSFEWKYPNETVVESGDWIFVPKKFQKTFAQQMAEITPVVSIISTVATLALLIFQVFRQP from the coding sequence ATGCGCTATCTCTGGATTACGACGTGGCTACTTGCTGCTACAGCTGCGTCCTTTGCTCAAGGTGTATCGGTGCCCAGTGCCGAAGAGCGACGCAGCTCTGTGATGCGTACCTACTTTTCTGCATTTGGTAGTCAAGGTCAATCGTCACTGGAACGCCTTAATGCACTGAGCTTAACTCCTGAGGTGTTTCAAAGCATCCCCCTCGAAGAAGCTATTAACCCTGACGAATATGTGCTGGGCGCTGGCGATGTGATTGAGGTCAACCTTTTTGGCACGATTCCCCTTACGCTGCGCAGTATGATTGCGCCAGATGGCATGCTCTCACTTAGAACGGTCGGTGTTTTCAATGCAAAGGGCAAAACGCTAACAGAGATAAAAAAGGCAATTGAGCAAGGTGTCTTAAAGCAATACCGCGCATCCAGTGTTTCAGTCTCGCTGCATCAGCCGCGCACCTTTCTGGTTTTGATTACAGGCGCTGTGACGCTACGTAGCCAGCAACCCGCTACGCCGCTTGACCGTGTCGACAAAATCTTTTACCTTGCTAATTCACAAGGGCAACCGCAACCCGACGCGTCTCAGCTTTTGGCGCGTCGGCTTTACCCTGACACGCAACCCCCGATTAAAGCCTCTTTACGCAACATTGTGCTGCGCCACAGCGACGGCACAACCGAGCCAGTTGACCTGATTCGGTATTTTCTTACAGGTGAGCGCCGCTTTAATCCCAGACTTCGCGAAGGCGATGTGATTGAAGTACCCAACTTGCAGTTAGAGAACATGGATTTGGTGGGCATTGACGGAGCAGTGCATCTTCCTGCGCTTTATGAATACTCCCAGTTCGATAGCCTAACGACCCTCTACAAGATTGCATTAGGCGCAACGAAATATGCCGACTTGGAGCGTGTGCAAATTACACGACACACCGAGAAGGGCTTTGAGCGGCTTACGGTCAACTTGGCGGCAATTTTGGCGGGCAAAGCCCCCGATGTGCCACTGTTGCCCAACGACCGTGTGCAAGTGCCGCTCAAGACGCACGCACGTATTGGCAACGTTACGGTGCGCGGGGCAGTTGCGTATCCGGGCTTTTACGCAATTGAATCGCAAAAGACCACCCTCAAGGAAGTTATTGCTTTGGCAGGCGGGTTTACTTCTGAAGCTTTATTGTCCGCTGCACGAATTTTTCGGCGACAAAAATCTGAAGAAGGGGTGCCCCTGCCTGCCAATGTGCCGCCCGACCTTGACTTTATTCGTCAGCAGCTTATTCGCACTGGCGATTTAGACGCTGAAGAACTTGCCAACTTCAACTTGGAGCTGGGGGCTCGGCGCAATTATGTTGCGGCTGATTTTCGCGCTATCTTCAGTGGCAAAAGTAGCGATGTAGTGCTTGAAGATGGCGACCTGATTATTGTTCCACGCGACGCGGGCACAGTTTATGTCTTTGGGCAAGTAGCCAATCCGGGCTACGTTAAGTATGACGCCCATCGCTCTTACAAAGATTACATTGCGCTTGCTGGCGGCGAAACCAGTGAATCCACTGGCGATGTGCGCATTTTGAAAGCCGGTAGCTTTGAGTGGAAGTATCCAAACGAAACCGTTGTCGAGTCAGGCGACTGGATTTTTGTGCCGAAGAAATTTCAGAAAACCTTTGCGCAACAGATGGCGGAAATTACACCTGTTGTAAGCATTATCTCAACGGTTGCGACCTTAGCGCTGCTCATTTTTCAAGTCTTTCGACAACCTTGA
- a CDS encoding ABC transporter substrate-binding protein: MKTLAQFTLCICSLFLLACRQPKDTSTSVPTPTYRTLAGGKVAGGTYRYAELQPLTTLDPVQLIDNVSQHAAHQICELLVDLDPNTLSIVPELAESWEISEDGTIYTFTLRDSVYFHNDRCFPQGMGRKLTAADVKYSFERVCNPLTQTKGFWIFRDKVEGATEYYEEQRLAAEQKRAPKILGVRGFEVLSERRFRIRLTKPFAPFLMTLALPFCYIIPREAVAYYGTNFTQHPVGTGPFMFSEFAPNYLKLKRNPRYWQKDKDGNALPYLDEIVLYFSCSESEQLSRLEAGDILEMSQFSTMRSAVLPNSQLAEKYQARFVHRSIPSLSVQFCGMNTALPPFSNPKVRRAFSLAVNTAALSYLLWQDSSYAARSLVPPVLASYHQSRLQAMRRKLKSERNALQRPAPASAFNPSLAKQLLAEAGYPSGSGFPALSLYYDSTNARNQKLADFIKTSLKQTLNLDLTLAPLSWQEHLKVCESGSTPFFLLGWVADYPEPESFLQLLYGQFVPADTSQLSYPNFVRYRNPDFDRLYDMALTALTDSSRYALYAEAEELALADSPLLLLVYDRNEYVLAKEVCDYPLNAMDRRDLKYVWLNRSPTAIVP, from the coding sequence ATGAAAACACTGGCTCAATTTACCTTGTGCATTTGTTCTCTCTTCTTGCTTGCTTGCCGTCAGCCCAAAGACACTTCAACTTCAGTGCCAACTCCCACTTATCGCACTTTGGCTGGCGGGAAGGTGGCTGGTGGCACCTACCGCTATGCAGAATTGCAGCCCCTGACCACGCTTGACCCAGTTCAACTGATTGATAATGTCTCGCAGCACGCGGCGCATCAGATTTGCGAGCTGCTTGTGGACTTAGACCCTAACACGCTCTCCATTGTGCCTGAGCTGGCTGAGAGTTGGGAAATTTCAGAGGACGGAACGATTTACACCTTTACTTTGCGCGACAGCGTTTATTTCCATAACGACCGTTGTTTCCCACAAGGCATGGGGCGTAAACTTACGGCAGCCGATGTCAAATACTCTTTTGAGCGCGTCTGCAATCCACTTACGCAGACAAAAGGATTTTGGATTTTTCGTGACAAGGTAGAAGGGGCAACAGAGTATTACGAGGAACAGCGTCTGGCCGCTGAACAAAAGCGCGCGCCTAAAATTCTTGGCGTGCGTGGTTTTGAAGTGCTTAGCGAGCGGCGCTTCCGAATTCGCCTCACCAAACCTTTTGCTCCCTTTCTAATGACACTGGCTCTACCTTTTTGCTACATCATTCCCCGTGAAGCTGTCGCCTACTATGGCACCAACTTCACACAGCACCCAGTTGGCACTGGGCCTTTTATGTTCAGCGAGTTTGCGCCAAACTACCTCAAGCTGAAACGCAATCCGAGATACTGGCAGAAAGACAAAGACGGCAATGCATTGCCGTATCTGGACGAAATCGTGCTATACTTTTCGTGCAGCGAATCAGAACAATTGTCTCGCCTTGAAGCAGGGGATATTTTAGAGATGAGCCAGTTCAGCACAATGCGTTCAGCCGTCTTGCCAAATAGCCAGCTTGCTGAAAAGTATCAAGCACGTTTTGTGCATCGCTCTATCCCCTCTTTGTCGGTTCAATTTTGTGGTATGAACACTGCTTTGCCTCCCTTCAGTAATCCAAAGGTGCGCCGCGCATTTTCGCTTGCAGTCAATACTGCTGCCCTGTCATACTTGCTCTGGCAAGATAGCAGCTATGCTGCGCGCAGCCTTGTGCCTCCTGTTTTAGCCTCATACCATCAATCTCGTCTGCAAGCCATGCGTCGCAAACTGAAATCAGAGCGCAATGCACTCCAGCGCCCTGCGCCAGCCAGCGCGTTCAACCCAAGTTTAGCCAAGCAACTCCTCGCCGAAGCAGGTTACCCAAGTGGCAGTGGCTTTCCAGCCCTTTCACTTTACTACGACTCAACCAACGCGCGCAATCAGAAACTTGCAGACTTTATCAAAACATCTTTGAAGCAAACGCTGAACCTTGACCTTACGCTTGCTCCTCTTTCTTGGCAGGAACATCTGAAAGTGTGCGAATCTGGCTCGACCCCATTTTTCCTCTTAGGTTGGGTTGCGGACTACCCAGAGCCTGAAAGTTTTTTGCAGTTGCTCTATGGTCAATTTGTGCCTGCTGATACAAGCCAGCTTAGCTATCCCAATTTCGTGCGCTACCGCAACCCAGATTTTGACCGCCTGTATGACATGGCGCTAACCGCTCTCACAGACTCCTCACGTTATGCGCTCTATGCTGAAGCCGAAGAACTCGCCTTAGCCGACTCTCCTCTGCTTTTGCTGGTATATGACCGCAACGAATATGTGTTAGCCAAAGAAGTTTGCGATTACCCGCTCAATGCAATGGATCGGCGCGACCTTAAGTATGTCTGGCTTAACCGTTCGCCCACTGCAATAGTGCCGTGA
- a CDS encoding 6-carboxytetrahydropterin synthase, which translates to MNAMLRQPRKVYVTRKVHFNAAHRLFNPTFSDEKNCEIYDICNNFYGHGHNYELEVTLTGIVDKDTGYLFDLKVLKKILEEEIISKVDHKHLNFDVEMFRDTVPTAEVIAVVFWEKIKAALEALNVKNVELYEVKVYESERNIVSYRGE; encoded by the coding sequence ATCAATGCCATGTTAAGGCAACCGCGTAAAGTGTATGTAACGCGCAAGGTGCATTTCAACGCAGCCCACCGACTCTTTAACCCAACCTTCTCAGATGAAAAGAACTGTGAGATTTATGACATCTGCAACAACTTCTACGGGCACGGACACAACTACGAGCTGGAAGTAACACTCACAGGCATCGTCGATAAGGACACAGGATACCTGTTTGATTTGAAAGTGCTCAAAAAAATTCTGGAAGAGGAAATTATCTCCAAAGTTGACCACAAGCACCTAAACTTTGACGTGGAGATGTTCCGCGACACAGTGCCAACTGCCGAAGTCATTGCCGTTGTGTTCTGGGAAAAAATCAAAGCAGCACTGGAGGCACTGAATGTGAAAAACGTGGAGCTGTATGAAGTAAAAGTCTATGAATCTGAACGCAACATTGTCTCTTATCGAGGAGAGTAA
- a CDS encoding Hsp20/alpha crystallin family protein yields MLVKFERNPFAAIDRMFDEVFKSTMPSLPSMFDMSSFRVDISEDDKAVYIEADLPGVKKDDLKVTVEDNILTIRAERKAESTESKKNYYRTERVFGSLTRSFTLGENVNAEAIEAHFADGVLKLTLPKVEPVVKAREIAIK; encoded by the coding sequence ATGTTAGTGAAATTTGAACGAAATCCATTTGCCGCAATTGACCGCATGTTTGACGAGGTCTTTAAGAGCACAATGCCGTCGCTCCCGTCGATGTTCGATATGTCTTCATTCCGAGTTGACATCTCTGAGGACGACAAGGCGGTCTACATTGAGGCAGACCTGCCAGGTGTCAAGAAGGACGACCTGAAAGTTACCGTTGAGGACAATATTCTGACCATTCGTGCAGAACGCAAGGCTGAAAGCACAGAAAGCAAGAAGAACTACTATCGCACAGAAAGGGTCTTTGGCTCGCTCACCCGCAGCTTTACGCTGGGTGAAAATGTCAATGCCGAAGCTATTGAAGCTCACTTTGCTGATGGCGTGCTGAAGCTCACGCTTCCAAAGGTTGAGCCTGTTGTAAAGGCACGGGAAATTGCAATTAAGTAA
- a CDS encoding O-antigen ligase family protein, with product MASSARQDVSPALTTSAPPSPAKVRMLYAILISTVVAAAFALYLRQYLLLVGLFSIVVLGFFNVLRFQWLYWLLLLLFFLISPIIPPMERHFSKPIAAGGVHLQDGILLLIFAIMLRDWLMEARLAQLMRWTTMQKLFLLYSLISIASLIHGVLHGNRPYYIFDDGRNFLYLSLFWVYLFYASRKCGTSMESLLKAFVVVATLFAAISFLDDAVRRDFSRYNSGISFLLVPAALIVIAALFTEGMRTARSALILVLLILLAGILITFTRGLYLGFLLGCVAIAVAMGLRRSMKAMLWLGAMGLLALGLMLALGLSLGKIIVLTTSRGEAVVGDLDVSSVERILEILAVLDEFPRHPLFGVGAGGTLTVYRFGDANVDEGMVDWWFIHNNYAHVLHKGGLIGLFALLVLWLGALVQAYRLYRLAISPQAKTILLALIGSLVGFMTIGLVTPVMTYINTNFFNALMFASLAYLERQILPNTATQR from the coding sequence ATGGCTTCAAGCGCTCGTCAAGATGTTTCGCCTGCGCTGACTACCTCCGCCCCACCCTCGCCTGCAAAAGTGCGCATGCTCTATGCCATCTTAATTAGCACTGTGGTTGCTGCAGCGTTTGCGCTTTATCTACGCCAGTACCTTTTGCTTGTTGGTCTGTTTAGCATAGTCGTGTTAGGCTTCTTCAATGTGCTACGCTTTCAGTGGCTTTACTGGCTGCTGCTTTTGCTTTTTTTCCTCATTAGCCCCATCATTCCACCGATGGAGCGGCACTTTAGCAAGCCAATCGCAGCGGGTGGCGTGCACCTGCAGGATGGCATCTTGCTTCTCATCTTTGCCATTATGCTGCGTGATTGGTTGATGGAAGCTCGCTTAGCGCAGCTTATGCGCTGGACAACCATGCAAAAGCTTTTTCTGCTATACAGTCTCATCAGCATTGCTTCACTTATCCATGGCGTGCTTCATGGCAATCGACCATACTACATTTTCGATGACGGACGCAATTTCCTTTACCTCTCACTCTTTTGGGTCTATCTCTTCTATGCCAGCCGCAAGTGTGGCACAAGCATGGAATCGTTGCTGAAAGCGTTTGTTGTGGTTGCAACCCTTTTTGCCGCAATCAGCTTTCTTGATGATGCAGTGCGCCGCGACTTTTCACGATACAACTCGGGCATTTCATTTTTGCTTGTGCCTGCTGCATTGATTGTCATTGCTGCACTTTTTACCGAAGGTATGCGCACGGCGCGGAGTGCGCTGATTTTGGTGCTACTAATCTTGCTGGCAGGGATTCTCATCACTTTTACGCGCGGGCTCTACTTGGGCTTTCTGCTGGGGTGTGTCGCCATTGCGGTAGCAATGGGTCTGCGTCGCTCTATGAAAGCAATGCTTTGGCTTGGGGCAATGGGTCTTTTGGCGCTCGGTCTAATGCTTGCCTTAGGTTTATCGCTTGGCAAAATCATCGTGCTTACTACCAGTCGTGGCGAAGCTGTAGTGGGTGATTTGGACGTGAGCAGCGTTGAGCGCATTTTGGAAATTTTAGCCGTGCTTGATGAATTTCCACGCCATCCACTTTTCGGGGTTGGAGCAGGTGGGACGCTTACCGTCTACCGCTTCGGCGATGCAAATGTTGATGAAGGCATGGTGGACTGGTGGTTTATCCACAACAATTATGCTCATGTCTTGCACAAGGGTGGCTTGATTGGACTTTTTGCTCTGCTGGTTCTTTGGCTTGGGGCACTGGTGCAAGCCTACCGACTTTATCGCTTGGCTATTTCGCCTCAAGCCAAGACGATTCTTCTTGCTCTGATTGGCTCACTGGTCGGATTTATGACCATTGGGCTTGTTACGCCTGTGATGACTTACATCAACACAAACTTTTTCAATGCGCTGATGTTTGCTAGCCTTGCCTATCTCGAGCGCCAAATCTTACCTAACACGGCAACTCAACGGTAA
- a CDS encoding cobalamin B12-binding domain-containing protein yields MNRPIRVLIAKAGLDGHDRGAKVIAAALRDAGMEVIYTGLRQTPEMIVQAALQEDVDVIGISILSGAHMTIFPRVLKLMREKGLDDVLLTGGGIIPEQDVVKLQEMGTGKLFLPGAPTSEIVAYIKEWVMTHRAKEAL; encoded by the coding sequence ATGAATAGACCCATTCGTGTCTTAATTGCCAAAGCGGGCTTGGATGGGCACGACCGTGGTGCGAAAGTGATTGCAGCGGCTTTGCGTGATGCAGGAATGGAAGTGATTTACACAGGGTTGCGTCAGACACCTGAGATGATTGTGCAAGCCGCCTTGCAAGAAGATGTCGATGTAATCGGTATTAGCATTCTGAGCGGGGCGCATATGACGATTTTTCCGCGTGTGTTGAAACTGATGCGTGAAAAAGGTTTAGATGATGTGTTGCTGACTGGCGGTGGTATCATTCCTGAACAGGATGTGGTGAAACTGCAAGAAATGGGTACGGGGAAGCTCTTTTTGCCCGGTGCACCAACCAGCGAAATTGTTGCCTACATCAAAGAATGGGTGATGACACACCGAGCAAAAGAAGCACTTTAA